The following are encoded in a window of Dictyostelium discoideum AX4 chromosome 6 chromosome, whole genome shotgun sequence genomic DNA:
- the alrA gene encoding aldehyde reductase: MEPSFKLSSGHKIPLVGFGTWKAETTLVGKAVEVALDAGYRHIDCAAVYLNEKEVGEAFTKKFTTEATVKREDVFITSKLWNTFHKKEHVRPALERTLSDLGLQYLDLYLVHWPVAFEYTSNDIQTSGSTQEFVSIRETWEEMEKLVDAGLVKSIGLSNFNVQGLMEVLSYARIKPAANQVELHPFLSQPELKKFCDKHNIHLTAYSPLGNGAFVDNEEVGAIAKKYNKTIPNVLCKWAIQKNFSVIPKSSTPSRVAENFDLFNFEIEEADMLFLDKMDKNLRTCDPAKFWGVPLFN, from the exons atggaaccatcatttaaattatcatctgGTCACAAAATCCCACTCg ttggtTTTGGTACATGGAAAGCTGAAACTACATTAGTTGGTAAAGCTGTTGAAGTTGCTCTCGATGCTGGTTATAGACACATTGATTGTGCTGCTGTATATTTA aATGAAAAAGAAGTTGGTGAAGCATTCACAAAGAAATTTACAACTGAAGCAACAGTTAAAAGAGAAGATGTTTTCATTACTTCAAAACTTTGGAATACTTTCCATAAGAAAGAACATGTTAGACCAGCTTTAGAACGTACTTTAAGCGATTTAGGTTTACAATATTTAGATTTATATTTAGTTCATTGGCCAGTTGCTTTTGAATATACTAGCAATGATATTCAAACAAGTGGTTCAACTCAAGAATTTGTTTCAATTCGTGAAACTTGGGAAGAAATGGAAAAATTAGTTGATGCTGGCCTCGTTAAATCAATTGGTCTTTCAAATTTCAATGTTCAAGGTTTAATGGAAGTTTTATCTTATGCTAGAATTAAACCAGCT gCAAACCAAGTTGAATTACATCCATTCCTTTCACAACCAGAACTTAAAAAATTCTGTGATAAACATAATATTCATTTAACTGCATACAGTCCATTAGGTAATGGTGCATTCgttgataatgaagaagtTGGTGCTATTGCaaagaaatataataaaaccaTTCCAAATGTTTTATGTAAATGGGCAATTCAAAAGAACTTTTCAGTTATTCCAaaatcatcaacaccatcacGTGTTGCTGAAAACTTTGACCTTTTCAATTTCGAAATCGAAGAAGCTGATATGCTCTTTTTAGATAAAATGGATAAAAATCTCCGTACTTGCGATCCAGCTAAATTCTGGGGTGTACCacttttcaattaa
- the idhB gene encoding isocitrate dehydrogenase (NAD+) (Similar to NAD+~Similar to NAD+) yields MLGRLRTVVKASSSNSIRNYLGYTSGVQKKTVTVIPGDGIGPEITSSVMGVFQAAKVPIEWEIFDISGGQPISQELIASITRNKVALKGPLYTEILSGSQSRNMELRKALDLYAHVVPCKQIPGITARHDDVLVDFVVIRENTQGEYSGLEQVLTPGVVQSLKIITKEASERIARYAFEYAKANGRKKVTAVHKANIQKQTDGLFLATCTQIAKEYPEIKFENTIIDNCCMQLVKSPEQYDVMVTPNLYGNIVSNIGAALVGGPGLAGGANVGEGSIIFEMGAHHVAADIAGKDKANPTGLLLASVMMLKHLGLNEHATKVENAVKAVIKEGTLTSDIGGKSSTKQFTGAVIDYIEKNQN; encoded by the exons ATGTTGGGTCGTTTAAGAACTGTTGTCAAAgcttcatcatcaaat tcaATTAGAAATTATCTTGGATATACATCAGgagttcaaaaaaaaacagttacAGTTATTCCAGGTGATGGTATTGGTCCAGAGATTACATCATCAGTTATGGGTGTATTCCAAGCAGCCAAAGTACCAATTGAATGGGAAATTTTCGATATTAGTGGTGGACAACCAATTTCACAAGAATTGATTGCATCAATTACTAGAAATAAAGTTGCATTAAAGGGACCACTTTACACTGAGATTTTATCAGGATCTCAATCAAGAAATATGGAACTTAGAAAAGCATTAGATTTATATGCTCACGTTGTACCATGCAAACAAATTCCAGGTATCACCGCACGTCACGACGATGTTttagttgattttgttgtcaTTAGAGAGAACACCCAAGGTGAGTACAGTGGTCTCGAACAAGTATTGACACCAGGTGTAGTCCAATCACTTAAAATCATAACCAAAGAAGCATCAGAACGTATTGCTCGTTACGCATTCGAATATGCCAAAGCAAACGGTAGAAAGAAGGTAACAGCCGTTCACAAAGCAAACATTCAAAAACAAACCGATGGTCTCTTCCTTGCAACTTGCACTCAAATCGCCAAAGAGTATccagaaattaaatttgaaaacaCCATCATTGATAATTGTTGTATGCAATTGGTTAAATCACCAGAACAATACGATGTTATGGTCACTCCAAACTTATATGGTAATATTGTCTCAAATATTGGTGCTGCTTTAGTTGGTGGTCCAGGTTTGGCTGGTGGTGCAAATGTTGGTGAGGGAAGTATTATTTTCGAAATGGGTGCTCATCACGTCGCTGCTGATATCGCCGGTAAAGATAAAGCAAATCCAACCGGTTTATTATTAGCCTCTGTTATGATGTTAAAACATTTAGGCTTAAATGAACATGCTACCAAAGTTGAAAATGCCGTTAAAGCCGTCATTAAAGAAGGTACCTTAACTTCTGATATCGGTGGTAAATCTTCAACTAAACAATTCACTGGCGCTGTCATTGATTACattgaaaaaaatcaaaactaa
- the mcfZ gene encoding mitochondrial substrate carrier family protein — protein MTGKEENKQQQHVNFPWKRLVAGAVAGTADVWACHPLDRIKTQLQNNPGKSIVGTFGDIVSKGKGFTGGVNALYEGILPMTAEAIFKVGIRYFAFSWFTEQYKTTVYKGETLNKKQQFGANLLGGAFAGTIESFVVVIPCELLKVRHMTQEHNKSFGTVFRDVLREEGFQGLYKGGSATLLRQITNHMIRFPTFYAISDYLKGGDHSVHLPVWQNLSAGAIAGTASTLFNNPLDTIKTRMQKQGQNQTTMQVVRGIYQETGVKGYWAGVIPRILRVAPGQAITWAVVELVMGILEPSSKKH, from the exons atgacaGGAAAGGAag aaaataaacaacaacaacatgtTAATTTTCCATGGAAAAGATTGGTAGCAGGTGCAGTTGCAGGTACAGCAGATGTTTGGGCATGTCATCCACTTGATCGTATAAAGACACAACTTCAAAATAATCCAGGTAAATCAATCGTTGGTACATTTGGAGATATTGTTAGTAAAGGTAAAGGATTTACAGGTGGAGTTAATGCATTATATGAAGGTATTTTACCAATGACAGCAGAGGCAATTTTTAAGGTTGGTATTCGTTACTTTGCATTCAGTTGGTTTACAGAGCAATATAAAACCACCGTTTACAAAGGTGAAACATTAAATAAGAAACAACAGTTTGGAGCCAACTTATTAGGTGGTGCATTTGCAGGTACAATCGAGTCATTCGTAGTGGTTATTCCATGTGAATTATTAAAGGTACGTCATATGACTCAAGAacataataaatcatttggtACAGTATTTAGAGACGTACTTCGTGAAGAGGGTTTCCAAGGTTTATACAAAGGTGGTAGTGCAACACTCTTACGTCAAATCACAAATCATATGATACGTTTCCCAACTTTTTATGCAATCTCTGATTATCTCAAAGGTGGTGATCATTCCGTTCATCTCCCAGTTTGGCAAAATCTTTCAGCTGGTGCCATCGCTGGTACTGCTTCTACCCTCTTCAATAATCCATTAGATACAATTAAAACTCGTATGCAAAAACAAGGTCAAAATCAAACAACAATGCAAGTCGTTAGAGGTATCTATCAAGAAACTGGTGTCAAAGGTTATTGGGCTGGTGTAATCCCAAGAATTTTAAGAGTTGCCCCTGGTCAAGCAATCACTTGGGCTGTTGTTGAATTAGTTATGGGTATTTTAGAACCTTCATCAAAgaaacattaa
- the phlp3 gene encoding phosducin-like protein, giving the protein MSENNTNNGLDEDFDDDDELAKIREQRMKQLKEESKLKQSFLSTHGELKEIDEQDFLKEVTGTDNVVVHFYHSDFQRCKILDKSLEILAKTHLGTKFLKVNAEKAQFFTGKLGIRILPTLVFFSNGIAVDRCVGFEEFGGIDSFKIEQLAIRISKAGVLDFKHTTGLKIISKQDVKNNKFKEDD; this is encoded by the exons ATGTCAgaaaataataccaataatggATTAGATGAAGATttcgatgatgatgacgaatTGGCTAAAATTAGAGAACAAAGaatgaaacaattaaaagaaga atcaaaattaaaacaaagcTTTTTATCAACACATggtgaattaaaagaaattgatgaacaagattttttaaaagaagttACAGGTACAGATAATGTTGTTGTACATTTTTATCATTCAGATTTTCAAAGATGTAAAATTTTGGATAAAAGTTTAGAAATATTAGCAAAAACACATTTAGgtacaaaatttttaaaagttaatgCAGAGAAAGCTCAATTCTTTACAGGAAAATTAGGTATAAGGATTTTACCAACATTAGTTTTCTTTTCAAATGGTATTGCAGTTGATAGATGTGTTGGTTTTGAAGAATTTGGTGGTATcgattcatttaaaattgaacaaCTCGCAATCAGAATTTCCAAAGCTGGTGTTTTAGATTTCAAACATACAACtggtttaaaaattatttcaaaacaaGATGttaagaataataaatttaaagaagatgattaa
- the sf3a2 gene encoding U1-type zinc finger-containing protein has translation MSEYGKAGSGGLQSSQYDNIDRRERQKQLVLEHVDVSKDPYIISNHIGSFECRLCLTVHNNVGNYLAHTQGKKHQTHLARRAAKEQRENPSVSKNNYIQTTRVIHKKTIKIGRPGYKIIKQRDSKTGQLSLLFQIDYPEIESGLQPRHRIMSAFEQRVEQPNKDYQYLLFAAEPYETIAFKIPNKEIDRTTGPDGKFFTHWDRNKTFTLQLYFKE, from the exons atgtcagaATATGGTAAAGCAGGTAGTGGTGGTTTACAAAGTTCACAATATGATAATATAGATAGAAGAGAAAGACAAAAACAATTAGTATTAGAACATGTTGATGTTTCAAAAGATCCatatattatttcaaatcaTATAGGTTCTTTCGAATGTAGATTATGTTTAACAGTTCATAATAATGTTGGAAATTATTTAGCACATACACAAGGAAAAAAACATCAAACTCATTTAGCACGTCGTGCTGCAAAAGAACAAAGAGAAAATCCATctgtttcaaaaaataattatat TCAAACAACAAGAGTTatacataaaaaaacaattaaaattggaaGACCAGGTTAtaagataataaaacaaagaGATTCAAAAACTGGTCAATTAAGTTTactttttcaaattgattATCCAGAGATTGAATCTGGATTACAACCAAGACATAGAATTATGTCTGCATTTGAACAAAGAGTTGAACAACCAAATAaagattatcaatatttattattcgCAGCAGAACCTTATGAAACTATAGCATTCAAAATaccaaataaagaaattgatagGACTACTGGTCCTGACGGTAAATTCTTTACTCATTGGGATAGGAATAAAACTTTTACTttacaattatattttaaagaataa